The nucleotide window acgatggcacacacacacacacactcacacagacaggtacacacacaggaacacacagacacagagccctGCCTTCTAGCTAACCTTTACCCCTCCCAGCCGAGGACTCCCAGCGAGGCtcggcggttctacacggggcgCCCGGTCCACCTGGATAAGATCCTGATGAGCAAGGTGAAGGTGCCCCACACCTTCGCCATCCACTCCTACACACGGCCCACTGTGTGCCAGTACTGCAAGAGGCTGCTCCGAGGGCTCTTCAGACAGGGCCTGCAGTGCAAAGGTGGGTACACTGGGCTGGAGGAGAGTAGGGCTAGTCTGGAGGTGAGGTGGGCTagcctggaggtgaggagggctagtctggaggtgaggagggctagCCTGGAGGTGAGGTGGGCTAGCCAGGAGGTGAGGTGGGCTGTTCTGAATGTCTTTATTGGGGTTCTTTGTGGAGGGAACACGTGTGAGCAAGGAGATAACAAGCAAACTCCAGTCAGCCCCGCAGGGTCAGCCCACCTGGTCAGCCCACCTGAGCATCGACAGGCCCCAAGTGGGAATCAAACCCAGGACTTTCTTATTTTAAGGTGGCAGTGTGAAGCACAGAAAAAAAATACCCCtaatttctttcctttttttccttaGACTGCAAGTTTAACTGCCATAAGCGCTGTGCGTACAAGGTGCCCAACGACTGTCTGGGAGAAACTAtaggtgagtgtatgtgtgtgtgtgtttgatatgtgtatgtgtgtgtctgaatgtaaGCTTGAAGAGTGTGTCTCCCTCACTGCTTTGAAACccagctgtggttgttgaccTGCCTCACTTCATGtatgtattctatttcaacaaTTTACCTTCAACACCATAACCCACTGTCAACCTAAACAGTTAACATGTACACAGAGAAGTGCTGTGCAGTTCCACACGCTACACACTAACCTGCTGCatatggtgtgtttctgtgttctcAGACAGCAGAAGTAACAGTGGTAAGTATGGAACATACTTCCTCATGCTTCTGCTTTGTCACATGTTCCTAACTTGATGCCTCCATATGCCTCTGTCTTGTCTTGCAGTACAGCTGGTGTGACTGTCTTCTAGCCAGTCAGACAAGGAAACATTGAGGCCAGAGCTGTAAACCTGTTCGCTAACTTTCTCTTGATCCACTTTTCCatttccaccccctcctctcccctctttctctccctctatctctctgctccctgccctcctccccagacatACTGAGTCCCAGTGCAGACCCAGAGCCTATGGAGTGTAGTGAGTATTCAGACTCGGACAGGTCGTGTCTGATGGACGACTCAGATGAATCCTGCAGCATCCCTGGGTCCTTCTCTCCTGAGAGCAGCCAGCATGGGACTGGGGGAgaccagaggtacacacacacacacacacacacacacatggacatacacacacacacacacacacacactgatacacacacacacacacacacaccctgtaatCACAGGCTCTGTCTCTGTTGCAGTGCTAACATCCCTCTGATGAGAGTGGTGCAGTCGATGAGGCAGACCACACGCCGCTCCAGCACAGCTATCAAGGAGGGCTGGATGGTCCACTACAGCAACAAGGacacactggtacacacacacacacacataaacacacacatttacaaacatataAGTGTCACACGCAGGTTTACACACCctggtacacgcacacacaaaaagacacacacacacaaacaatcaaacCTGCACAGTGGTGACACTCGACGACTCCTGCTCCCACACCGATActgaacacacgtacacaaacacacactgggtcACCTCACGTCTGCTGCCAATTGCAGCCTGTAAAAAGGTCAAGGCCAGGTGAAATTGAAAGCATATTTTCAACAGAAATAGGTTTGGTTTGTTTACCTGTGACATAAATGCTTGTGTCGTCTATTTATTCATCCATCTATCTTTCACTCATCTTTCCTTCTCtgatttgttgtttttgaatCCCAGCCTGTGGTAGCCGTGACCTTTCACACTGTATTCTGTTTAAAGATGTgtggcaagaaagagagagagagagactaatagaaagagaaaaatattCTGTGAGAAAAATATACTGCGGAAAAGTATGATATCAAGGCCACATTCAATCTAGAAGCTTCTTCTGTGACTTCAGTCTGCTGTAACTTTCCTCCTATGAGAAATCTCTGATGCTAACCTGTTCTCCCAGTCTCTTCCTCCTaactctcctcctgtcttctctctcccttcctactTCCTTTCATCCACTGTCCTggtcctcccctcctttctcctcctcgtcctcctccactcctcttcaCCTCATTCGCCTTCCAGTCggtcttcctccttcttctaCGGGTCCTTTCCTCTGGACCCGGGCTCGACCTTTGAACCCGCAGTAAACCCTGGTTGACCCCATGACCCCCTCGTCTTCCCCTTCCACccacgctccctccctccctccctccctccctccttgcctccctccctcctccacagaggAAAAAGCACTACTGGAGACTGGACTGCAAGTGCATCATCCTCTTCCAGAACAACACCACCAACAAGTACTACAAGGTAGAAAACCATAGAACTAACCCGTAGCAACAAGTACTACAACTTAGGAAGCCATAAGAACGCACACAGCAACAATGTTTTGCAAAGTGTAAAACCATGGCAACAGCCATAGCAACCAGTACTACAAGATAATAAAAAACATTGCAACAGCCGTAGCAACACATTTTAAGCACTGATGAAACAGGGGAAGCTACTTTATTTCATGAGAGACCATGGTTCTCCTTTCACCTCGTCCACACTACTCTCTTCCTTACCCTCCGTTTCTCCatgcctccacccccccctccacctcccccctccaccccctccaggaGATCCCCCTATCAGAGGTCCTGGAGGTGCGTCCGGCGGGTGACTTCACCCTGGTCCCGCCCGGCACCAGGCCTCACTGCTTTGAGATCATCACAGGCACCATGTGCTACTTCGTGGGCGAGGACCCCAACATGCACGCTCccacccactcctccctcccccagggctcccctcccacccctccctcccccagtaaCGTGGCGCCCAATAGCGGCGTGGGGCGGGAGGTGGCCAAGGCATGGGAGAGCGCCATTCGCCAGGCCCTGATGCCCGTCATCTTCCAGGACGCTCCGCCCGCGGAGGGACACACCCCCCACAGTAAGGGGAGGGTCTGAACAATggcagggggggtggaggggcagagggggaggggagagaatggGGAGGGAGGACATTGGGGGAGGTTACTTCGACACAGACAGTTTCCAATGGAATTGGCATTGTTGTGATTCTATATGACGGGAGACATAGTGGActgctgagtctctctctctctatctctctctctctcaccttctctatcttcctctctcactgtctcgctgtctttttctctccttctctttctctccctctctctctgtctctctctctttctgtactcCCAGGACAAGCGTCAGTTAGCATCTCCGTCTCTAACAGTCAGATCGTGGAGAATGTGGACATCGGCATGGTGTACCAGATCTTTGCTGATGAGGTGCTGGGTTCAGGCCAGTTTGGAGTGGTCTACGGAGGTAAGTCCTGAAAACAGGAACTAAGTCAGGAGAGCTCATTCATGGAGTTCAGAATCTCACAGGTGTCTGGTCTTCCCTCCGCCCACCCATTTGCTCCATCCTTCCATTTCTGTCTTCCTCGTTCGTTTCCCTCACATACACTTTCACTCTTccgttcctccctctccctttttcctactgcatccttcctcctcccgtcccttctccctcccttccataaccaccccccccccccacacacacacacacacacttctttctctcctagggaaacacagaaagacaggGCGTGATGTGGCGGTCAAGGTAATTGACAAACTGCGTTTCCCTACCAAACAAGAGAGCCAACTGAGGAACGAGGTGGCCatactgcaggtacacacacacacacacacacacacacacacacacactcacacacacacacaggcacacaaacacaggcattcAATATTATACCATAACTGACCAACAGGGGGAGACAATGATTAACAATACAGCATCATTCACTTGAGTCATTCCTTgctatacagtgccctccaaaagtattggaacagtgaggccaattcctttatttttgctgtagactgaaaacatttgggcttgacatcaaacgatgaatgtgaaaccagagatcaacgtttcagcttttatttccaggtatttagatcaggatctgatgcacaaattagaaaatatcacctttttgttcgaacccacccatttgtcacgtgagcaaaagtattggaacatatgactgacaggtgtgttttgttgcccaggtgtgtcctattacatacattattcaatcaataaataccactgaatgtctacactcaggttcagattgggtaagataggttttgtctatgcagactgtattcagaggtgaaaacaacatgaaaaccggagcgctgtctttgggtgaaaaacaagcaattgtgagtcttagagaagatggaaaatcaatcagagccattgcagaaacattggccatagccagtacaaccatttggaatgtcctgaagaagaagaaaactactggtgtactaagtaacagacgtcgaacaggtagaccaaggaaaacatcagcagttgatgacagaaacattgtgagagctgtaaagaaagaccctaaaacaactgttagtgagatcagcaacaacctccagatggcaggagtgaaggtatcactatctactgttcgcagaagacttcatgaacaaaagtacaagggctacaccagaagatgcaaaccactcattagcaagaagaataggaaggccaggctggaatttgccaaaaagtacagagatgaacctcaaaaattctgggacaaagttttatggactgatgagacaaagattaacttttaccaaagtgatggaaaggctaaagtttggagaaagaaaggaactgctcatgatcccaaacacacaagctcatctgtgaaacacggtggaggtaatgtcatggcttgggcttgcatggcttcttctaggacgggctcattaatcttcattgaggatgtaacacatgatggcagcagcaaaatgaactcggaagtctacagaaacattttgtctgccaatttaaggaaagatgcaaccaaactgattggcagagccttcatcatgcagcaagataacgacccaaaacacactgccaaaacaacaaaggagttcatcaggggcaagaaatggaaggtattagactggccaagtcaatctccagacttaaaccctatagagcatgcattttacctgcttaagaggagactgaagggaggaaccccacaaaacaaacaacaactgaaagaggctgcagtgaaagcctgggaaagcatcaaaaaggaagaatgcaaaagtttggtgacgtcaatgggtcacagacttgctgcagttattgaaagcaaaggatttgcaactaaatattaagtcttattcacttaaatatgttttaagtatatctgttccaatacttttgatcacatgacaaatgggtggattcaaacaaaatgtgatattttcttagttgtgcatcagatcatgatgtaaatacctggaaataaaagctgaaacgttgatctctggtctcacgctcattatttgatgtcaagcccaaatgttttcagtctacagcaaaaataaaggaattcgcctcactgttccaatacttttggagggcactgtatctctaCTACTGGTACCACCACAGTCAAGCTATAATTACAGTGATCAGAACAGCTATCTGTatgaacctctctctcctctcctcctccctcctcttgtcTCGTCTCCACTCTCAGAGTCTTCGTCATCTGGGCATAGTGAACCTGGAGTGCATGTTTGAGACCCCAGAGAAGGTGTTTGTTGTCATGGAGAAGCTCCATGGCGACATGCTGGAGATGATCCTTTCTAGTGAGAAGGGCCGACTGCCTGAGAGGCTCACCAAATTCCTCATCACACAGGTAcagaagttgtgtgtgtgtgtgtaggggtggtggggtgtgtgATGCGCAAGATGTAcgaatgtacatttacatgtattcatttagcagacgcttttatccaaagcgacttccaagagagagctttataaaagtgcataggtccctgatcataacaacgagatagccccaaacattgcgggcagccaaaacatgaagcacaaaaaaaacaaatgagtGCCAAGGCAGAACCACAAGAATGTAGGTGCAAGTGTGCAATAATGTGTGTATGGGAGTGTATggatgcatgtgtttgtctctctctgtgttttgaTGAACTGTAGGATGTTGACTTGTGTGGGGAGTTTCTCAAGGATGTTTTTCAGTGTTTTAGTCTCGCTTCTCTCACATCTACCTATTTCCTGTCAAACCTGTAACCGACATCTTGTGTATgattgtgggtgtgtgcgtacacacgtgcatttgtgtgtctgtgtgtgtgtgtgcagatcttGGCAGCTCTGAGGCACCTGCACTTCAAGAACATCGTCCATTGTGACCTGAAGCCTGAGAATGTGCTGCTGGCTTCAGCTGAACCTTTCCCTCAGGTAggtaacacatacacattcatacacgcacatgcacacacacacacacacacacacacacacacacacacatacacacacacacacacacacatacacaagtacacacacacattcgcacccacacacacacacacacacacatgaaaacacacacacgtacacacacattcgcacacacacacacatgaaaacacacacacacgtacacacacatgcacacacattcatacgcacacacacaaaccgtaACAAACTATTAAAAAAGCTATTACCTTCCTCCTTCCGTCCTCCTTCACCCCAGGTGAAGCTGTGTGACTTTGGCTTTGCCAGGATCATTGGGGAGAAGTCGTTCCGTCGCTCTGTGGTGGGCACACCTGCCTACCTGGCACCTGAAGTCCTGCTGAACCAGGTACCAGCTACATCCCAAATACACGTCTGTCATGATCTCCATCTTTACATCTGTCTatatctatctctttctttatctctgtctctatatCTGTTTCTGTGTATATctctatatactgtatatcccCTTCTTTATCTTCAGGATCAGCTTCATCAATACACTGTGACTTTTTATGTCAGTCTCCATCTCCAATGCCAGCTACATCTGAAGTACACTTTGACATAAAGCTACCCAACCGCAGATGGCTCCACACTCAATTCTCTCTGTCACCGTGAGCAGTTCTAACGTTTGGTCTCCGTCTCCAGGGTTACAACCGTTCCCTAGACATGTGGTCGGTGGGGGTCATCATGTATGTGAGCCTCAGTGGAACCTTCCCCTTCAATGAAGATGAGGATATCAACGACCAGATCCATAACGCTGCCTTCATGTACCCTCCTAACCCCTGGAAACAGATTTCCCCTGacggtaggacacacacacacacgcacacacagggatgaacacacacactccatctgtGTGATCCAAGCGTTGAGCGTGGGTGATGTTGAGGATGTGTGACGTGTCCATTCCAGCTATCGACCTGATCAACAACCTGCTGCAGGTGAAGATGAGGAAGCGATACAGCGTAGATAAGAGTCTGAGCCACACCTACCTCCAGGTACACATCCTCCATACATACCCACCTCCAGGTACACATCCTCCATACATACCTACCTCCAGGTACACATCCTCCATACATACCCACCTCCAGGTA belongs to Hypomesus transpacificus isolate Combined female chromosome 15, fHypTra1, whole genome shotgun sequence and includes:
- the prkd2 gene encoding serine/threonine-protein kinase D2 isoform X2 is translated as MANASPCLSSGPLSQVFFPTGGPSPPGSVVLQQGTPMAMPPTPSHGFTTVDLGAGPGPGGSMSSPLPPTPAGVSFIIQIGLTRESVLLPQTADLAYVKQIACSIVDQKFPECGFYGMYDKILLFKHDPGTNNILQLVKAACDIQEGDLVEVVLSAAATFEDFQIRPHALNVHSYRAPAFCDHCGEMLFGLVRQGLKCDGCGLNYHKRCAFSIPNNCSGARKRRLSTTSLTSSQSLRLSTTDSISSTGTSSICTEETSLVRSHTQMPRTPSEARRFYTGRPVHLDKILMSKVKVPHTFAIHSYTRPTVCQYCKRLLRGLFRQGLQCKDCKFNCHKRCAYKVPNDCLGETIDILSPSADPEPMECSEYSDSDRSCLMDDSDESCSIPGSFSPESSQHGTGGDQSANIPLMRVVQSMRQTTRRSSTAIKEGWMVHYSNKDTLRKKHYWRLDCKCIILFQNNTTNKYYKEIPLSEVLEVRPAGDFTLVPPGTRPHCFEIITGTMCYFVGEDPNMHAPTHSSLPQGSPPTPPSPSNVAPNSGVGREVAKAWESAIRQALMPVIFQDAPPAEGHTPHRQASVSISVSNSQIVENVDIGMVYQIFADEVLGSGQFGVVYGGKHRKTGRDVAVKVIDKLRFPTKQESQLRNEVAILQSLRHLGIVNLECMFETPEKVFVVMEKLHGDMLEMILSSEKGRLPERLTKFLITQILAALRHLHFKNIVHCDLKPENVLLASAEPFPQVKLCDFGFARIIGEKSFRRSVVGTPAYLAPEVLLNQGYNRSLDMWSVGVIMYVSLSGTFPFNEDEDINDQIHNAAFMYPPNPWKQISPDAIDLINNLLQVKMRKRYSVDKSLSHTYLQDYDAWLDLRELESKLGERYITHESDDSRWQMFAREHTLAYPQHLVPPPPTPGSDEEEAGEDADMQGLTERVSIL
- the prkd2 gene encoding serine/threonine-protein kinase D2 isoform X1, yielding MANASPCLSSGPLSQVFFPTGGPSPPGSVVLQQGTPMAMPPTPSHGFTTVDLGAGPGPGGSMSSPLPPTPAGVSFIIQIGLTRESVLLPQTADLAYVKQIACSIVDQKFPECGFYGMYDKILLFKHDPGTNNILQLVKAACDIQEGDLVEVVLSAAATFEDFQIRPHALNVHSYRAPAFCDHCGEMLFGLVRQGLKCDGCGLNYHKRCAFSIPNNCSGARKRRLSTTSLTSSQSLRLSTTDSISSTGTSSICTEETSLVRSHTQMPRTPSEARRFYTGRPVHLDKILMSKVKVPHTFAIHSYTRPTVCQYCKRLLRGLFRQGLQCKDCKFNCHKRCAYKVPNDCLGETIDSRSNSDILSPSADPEPMECSEYSDSDRSCLMDDSDESCSIPGSFSPESSQHGTGGDQSANIPLMRVVQSMRQTTRRSSTAIKEGWMVHYSNKDTLRKKHYWRLDCKCIILFQNNTTNKYYKEIPLSEVLEVRPAGDFTLVPPGTRPHCFEIITGTMCYFVGEDPNMHAPTHSSLPQGSPPTPPSPSNVAPNSGVGREVAKAWESAIRQALMPVIFQDAPPAEGHTPHRQASVSISVSNSQIVENVDIGMVYQIFADEVLGSGQFGVVYGGKHRKTGRDVAVKVIDKLRFPTKQESQLRNEVAILQSLRHLGIVNLECMFETPEKVFVVMEKLHGDMLEMILSSEKGRLPERLTKFLITQILAALRHLHFKNIVHCDLKPENVLLASAEPFPQVKLCDFGFARIIGEKSFRRSVVGTPAYLAPEVLLNQGYNRSLDMWSVGVIMYVSLSGTFPFNEDEDINDQIHNAAFMYPPNPWKQISPDAIDLINNLLQVKMRKRYSVDKSLSHTYLQDYDAWLDLRELESKLGERYITHESDDSRWQMFAREHTLAYPQHLVPPPPTPGSDEEEAGEDADMQGLTERVSIL